The Maniola hyperantus chromosome 2, iAphHyp1.2, whole genome shotgun sequence genome includes a region encoding these proteins:
- the LOC117987532 gene encoding uncharacterized protein isoform X1 translates to MELEELFENVEDITDPSLMDSILARLEEIQSEDEEFMEILLKKQHRMVITWHQPWYQKTNSLTKAMPKEINPDQKDMFRTDSITYEESKKIHKTWKKFRKRFGVPNTPICLARWKNKDRCRSPSTAEECVRRFVISFLAQGLERNLYQVYKHVLTRYGGPVKGKYSKHEENMMKVCFYHYPKKAARYLTAVLSREPRGIYKRVSQMAHGNPVKQVKKKWTLPLASKFLKLLIEYTGETVVDNLKQRRFEKSIWIKLEKDMEQYYIYLQRFWHDKLHIQLFVKADVKTKRLIRKIFKVLKRYPYKVWTDIRWKQVAKHFPDGFSPTFLNKICYTFVYKSFPGFLKRPLEDLINHGMEKSKFFRNRRLKTLVLNENQELELIKYDNKLKLIF, encoded by the exons atgGAACTAGAAGAACTATTTGAAAATGTTGAAGATATAACAGACCCCTCATTAATGGATAGTATTCTAGCGCGTTTGGAAGAAATTCAATCGGAAGATGAAGAATTTATGGAG atactattaaaaaaacagCATAGAATGGTCATAACATGGCATCAGCCATGGTATCAAAAGACTAACAGCCTCACTAAAGCTATGCCCAAAGAAATTAACCCTGATCAAAAAGACATGTTTCGAACTGATTCTATAACTTATgaagaaagtaaaaaaatacataaaacttGGAAGAAGTTTCGCAAG AGATTTGGTGTTCCAAATACACCAATATGTCTCGCCAGGTGGAAAAATAAAGACAGATGTCGCAGCCCTTCCACTGCTGAGGAATGTGTAAGAAGATTTGTTATATCCTTTCTAGCACAGGGCTTGGAGAGAAATCTTTATCAAGTGTATAAACATGTTTTGACCCGTTATGGTGGTCCAGTTAAGGGTAAATACAGTAAACATGAAGAAAATATGATGAAGGTGTGTTTTTATCACTATCCCAAGAAAGCAGCTCGATATTTGACAGCAGTTTTAAGTAGAGAGCCCCGAGGCATTTATAAAAGAGTTTCGCAGATGGCACATG gaAACCCCGTCaaacaagtgaaaaaaaaatggaCCTTACCATTGGCAAGCAAATTTTTGAAACTACTCATAGAATACACTGGTGAAACAGTGGTTGACAATTTAAAACAAAGGCGATTTGAGAAATCAATTTGGATAAAGCTGGAAAAGGATATGGAACAATATTACATTTATCTGCAAAGGTTTTGGCATGACAAACTTCATATTCAATTATTTGTTAAGGCagatgtaaaaacaaaaagacTAATAAGGAAAATATTTAAAGT ATTAAAACGATATCCTTACAAGGTGTGGACTGATATTCGATGGAAACAAGTAGCTAAGCATTTTCCAGATGGGTTTAGTcctacttttttaaataaaatttgttataCTTTTGTCTACAAATCTTTCCCGGGGTTTTTGAAACGACCACTGGAAGATTTAATAAATCATGGAATGGAAAAGTCTAAATTTTTTCGCAACAGAAGATTAAAAACTTTGGTTTTAAATGAAAATCAGGAATTAGAACTTATAAAATACgacaataaattgaaattgatattTTGA
- the LOC117987532 gene encoding uncharacterized protein isoform X3: MELEELFENVEDITDPSLMDSILARLEEIQSEDEEFMEILLKKQHRMVITWHQPWYQKTNSLTKAMPKEINPDQKDMFRTDSITYEESKKIHKTWKKFRKRFGVPNTPICLARWKNKDRCRSPSTAEECETPSNK; encoded by the exons atgGAACTAGAAGAACTATTTGAAAATGTTGAAGATATAACAGACCCCTCATTAATGGATAGTATTCTAGCGCGTTTGGAAGAAATTCAATCGGAAGATGAAGAATTTATGGAG atactattaaaaaaacagCATAGAATGGTCATAACATGGCATCAGCCATGGTATCAAAAGACTAACAGCCTCACTAAAGCTATGCCCAAAGAAATTAACCCTGATCAAAAAGACATGTTTCGAACTGATTCTATAACTTATgaagaaagtaaaaaaatacataaaacttGGAAGAAGTTTCGCAAG AGATTTGGTGTTCCAAATACACCAATATGTCTCGCCAGGTGGAAAAATAAAGACAGATGTCGCAGCCCTTCCACTGCTGAGGAATGT gaAACCCCGTCaaacaagtga
- the LOC117987532 gene encoding uncharacterized protein isoform X2: MELEELFENVEDITDPSLMDSILARLEEIQSEDEEFMEILLKKQHRMVITWHQPWYQKTNSLTKAMPKEINPDQKDMFRTDSITYEESKKIHKTWKKFRKRFGVPNTPICLARWKNKDRCRSPSTAEECVRRFVISFLAQGLERNLYQVYKHVLTRYGGPVKGKYSKHEENMMKETPSNK, from the exons atgGAACTAGAAGAACTATTTGAAAATGTTGAAGATATAACAGACCCCTCATTAATGGATAGTATTCTAGCGCGTTTGGAAGAAATTCAATCGGAAGATGAAGAATTTATGGAG atactattaaaaaaacagCATAGAATGGTCATAACATGGCATCAGCCATGGTATCAAAAGACTAACAGCCTCACTAAAGCTATGCCCAAAGAAATTAACCCTGATCAAAAAGACATGTTTCGAACTGATTCTATAACTTATgaagaaagtaaaaaaatacataaaacttGGAAGAAGTTTCGCAAG AGATTTGGTGTTCCAAATACACCAATATGTCTCGCCAGGTGGAAAAATAAAGACAGATGTCGCAGCCCTTCCACTGCTGAGGAATGTGTAAGAAGATTTGTTATATCCTTTCTAGCACAGGGCTTGGAGAGAAATCTTTATCAAGTGTATAAACATGTTTTGACCCGTTATGGTGGTCCAGTTAAGGGTAAATACAGTAAACATGAAGAAAATATGATGAAG gaAACCCCGTCaaacaagtga
- the LOC117987523 gene encoding THAP domain-containing protein 1-like isoform X1 produces the protein MKACVFCKTRYQTGSGITFHKFPTNSTKHVWLKNMKIDNWSPKTNDLLCSKHFTDDCFIKHAARTTLKSGSVPTCFSESISSALGEIVVTPTPSVSGTTVEVKSELTSINYDQNNPNLNEPSTNGSQKKSWIVPIVYENIERGQIARRASRTTSEICENIKYEHGYAISPRTSKKDLQRVKKALKISQTRVKVLSQHVKRLKISVSYLKTVNAHLKKQINCR, from the exons ATGAAGGCGTGCGTGTTTTGCAAAACCCGCTATCAAACTGGCAGCGGAATAACGTTTCACAA ATTCCCAACCAACTCAACAAAGCATGTATGGCTGAAAAACATGAAAATTGATAACTGGAGTCCAAAAACAAATGATCTTCTGTGTTCTAAACATTTTACAGATGACTGTTTTATTAAACACGCTGCACGTACCACTTTAAAAAGTGGcagtgtacctacttgtttttctG AGAGCATATCTTCAGCACTaggtgaaattgtggttactcCAACACCATCTGTATCTGGGACAACAGTTGAAGTAAAAAGTGAACTGACCAGCATCAATTATGATCAAAATAATCCGAACCTTAATG AGCCAAGCACGAATGGAAGTCAAAAGAAATCTTGGATCGTCCCTATTGTCTATGAGAATATTGAGCGCGGTCAAATAGCACGTCGCGCGTCTAGGACTACGTCTGAAATCTGTGAGAACATCAAGTATGAACACGGCTATGCAATTTCACCTAGAACTTCAAAAAAAGATCTACAACGAGttaaaaaagctttaaaaatatCACAAACCCGTGTAAAAGTCCTATCACAACATGTGAAACGGTTGAAGATCAgtgtttcttatttaaaaactgtaaatgcTCATTTAAAGAAACAAATTAACTGTCGATGA
- the LOC117987523 gene encoding THAP domain-containing protein 1-like isoform X3 yields MKACVFCKTRYQTGSGITFHKFPTNSTKHVWLKNMKIDNWSPKTNDLLCSKHFTDDCFIKHAARTTLKSGSVPTCFSEPSTNGSQKKSWIVPIVYENIERGQIARRASRTTSEICENIKYEHGYAISPRTSKKDLQRVKKALKISQTRVKVLSQHVKRLKISVSYLKTVNAHLKKQINCR; encoded by the exons ATGAAGGCGTGCGTGTTTTGCAAAACCCGCTATCAAACTGGCAGCGGAATAACGTTTCACAA ATTCCCAACCAACTCAACAAAGCATGTATGGCTGAAAAACATGAAAATTGATAACTGGAGTCCAAAAACAAATGATCTTCTGTGTTCTAAACATTTTACAGATGACTGTTTTATTAAACACGCTGCACGTACCACTTTAAAAAGTGGcagtgtacctacttgtttttctG AGCCAAGCACGAATGGAAGTCAAAAGAAATCTTGGATCGTCCCTATTGTCTATGAGAATATTGAGCGCGGTCAAATAGCACGTCGCGCGTCTAGGACTACGTCTGAAATCTGTGAGAACATCAAGTATGAACACGGCTATGCAATTTCACCTAGAACTTCAAAAAAAGATCTACAACGAGttaaaaaagctttaaaaatatCACAAACCCGTGTAAAAGTCCTATCACAACATGTGAAACGGTTGAAGATCAgtgtttcttatttaaaaactgtaaatgcTCATTTAAAGAAACAAATTAACTGTCGATGA
- the LOC117987523 gene encoding THAP domain-containing protein 1-like isoform X2: protein MKACVFCKTRYQTGSGITFHKFPTNSTKHVWLKNMKIDNWSPKTNDLLCSKHFTDDCFIKHAARTTLKSGSVPTCFSALGEIVVTPTPSVSGTTVEVKSELTSINYDQNNPNLNEPSTNGSQKKSWIVPIVYENIERGQIARRASRTTSEICENIKYEHGYAISPRTSKKDLQRVKKALKISQTRVKVLSQHVKRLKISVSYLKTVNAHLKKQINCR, encoded by the exons ATGAAGGCGTGCGTGTTTTGCAAAACCCGCTATCAAACTGGCAGCGGAATAACGTTTCACAA ATTCCCAACCAACTCAACAAAGCATGTATGGCTGAAAAACATGAAAATTGATAACTGGAGTCCAAAAACAAATGATCTTCTGTGTTCTAAACATTTTACAGATGACTGTTTTATTAAACACGCTGCACGTACCACTTTAAAAAGTGGcagtgtacctacttgtttttctG CACTaggtgaaattgtggttactcCAACACCATCTGTATCTGGGACAACAGTTGAAGTAAAAAGTGAACTGACCAGCATCAATTATGATCAAAATAATCCGAACCTTAATG AGCCAAGCACGAATGGAAGTCAAAAGAAATCTTGGATCGTCCCTATTGTCTATGAGAATATTGAGCGCGGTCAAATAGCACGTCGCGCGTCTAGGACTACGTCTGAAATCTGTGAGAACATCAAGTATGAACACGGCTATGCAATTTCACCTAGAACTTCAAAAAAAGATCTACAACGAGttaaaaaagctttaaaaatatCACAAACCCGTGTAAAAGTCCTATCACAACATGTGAAACGGTTGAAGATCAgtgtttcttatttaaaaactgtaaatgcTCATTTAAAGAAACAAATTAACTGTCGATGA